Genomic window (Culex pipiens pallens isolate TS chromosome 3, TS_CPP_V2, whole genome shotgun sequence):
CGTGCATGAATAATCTCATTGAATAAACATATGCATAAACAATCCACGCAAATCATGTTAAATTAGAAAGGACAGAAAAAATGCAATGAAACTGGGAAAAGTTATAAATGTGTTTACATTTGCTGTgacaaaaaaatctacaaagtaTTAAAATGATGGCaacgtaaattttaaaatcagtctTATTATATATAGTTAATCTTATTTTTAACCCAAACACGATTAAATGATGATCTAATAACTGGTCACTACTGTTGATCTTGTGCGAGGGATTTGTTTCCCGTCTCCGTGCCTTCCGAGTGACAACGTTAGTGGAAGGACTTATCTAAGTGATAAGAAGAAAACAAGAAGGGgggaattttaatttataattttatttcactttctgtttgtttcagcatttttaaataattttagtaaattttgaaataaatccaCCTCTAAAGggaacaaaacaagttttttcttCTCTCCAACTGCTTGCGCAGCGTACTGGCCGGAACCGTTTGCGAGTGCGTTGCAAACGGAACCAGCGGAATCTGGTCAATTTCCCCGAATAGAGCTAGCAATGTTCTCGTATCGATTACGTCGATCAATTCTCTGGAAGCTGTGTTTAATTGATTACAAAACAAATTGATTTCACGGTAATTAAAAGCTGGCACTTACCGTTTGACAAATGTGGGTTCCAGGAATAGAAAAATCGGTCACTGCATTTCAAACGCTTGAACTCCAAACAAGTTGACTGTGCCACAAGGTTTGGCAGTTGGGATCCTGGTGGAatttgattttcgaaaattgaaaaCAGCAGATCTATGTCCTCGGGTGTTTCGTAATATGCTTTGAGAACTGCGATCAACTGATTGAGGGaggaaaaataaatagaaaatgtATGTAAAGATCGCAACATCGACTACTCACCTGAGGATCAAACATATCGTCCAAATCTTCGAAATAGCTGTAACACTTTCTTGATTTAATTCCATTTAGTTTATCCATGTAATGTTTATAGGAAAGCAATGGGCATGTCCCGGCATCTCTACCTCTCTCCAAATCTAGACATGGCAGGCAGTGACCACGGACTCCGTCTTTCGAGTAGAAAACGTTCATGATCTAAAAATTGGGAGAGTTATTACGTTGCTATAAGATTCTGACTTTAAGAAGCATACACTGTCTGACAATCCCCCTGTTCGTATAGGATCATTCAAAATACCTGCAAGCGCATTAGAGCAAACAAAATTCTCATATTCCTCAAAAAATTCGAACAATGGCTTTTGATAAGCTCTTCCATTCACCACGTAGGTTAAATTCTCAGGAATCCAAATATGCTGGAATCGACCCGGCCCGTTGATGTACGATGAAGACACGACAGACTCCAGCGTTGGATCATACTCGCAGTTGAAATTACATCGCTCATAAAACGATCTGCCAAATAGAACCGGCAACACTTCTTCGTAGACTATACGCTGATAAACGCCGATCGTTAGGGCACGACATTTTTCGACAGCATTCTCCAGCAGATCATGGTGGCCACATGCCATAACCTGATCGACGCAATAGTTGTGAAGTTGCGAGAACAAACCTCCCACGATTAGAAACTGCAGTGCAATGACATGCAATTTAGCTGTCTCCACAGATGCTCCACAGTGTCCCGTCTGCAACTTGCCATGCTTATCAAACTTTCCATCCCCGTACACATGGGACAGATCCAAATAGCTGGTCGCGGAGTTTCGTTTCCTCGAGTAAGTTACCTCGCAAAAATCATTCGCACTCTCGATAGGATTGAAGTTCAAACACTCCACCCCCTGGGGACCGTAATTCGGATCGGACCGTGAAATCGCCAACGGTTCAGTGAGCGCCGATTTGTGCCGACTAACGCCACGGCCATCGGCTCGGCACCCGCGGAGTCCTTCCGTGGCCGTGCGAACCCGTTTCATCACCCGGCCCAGCATGTCTCCGTTGATGAACTCACAGAAAAACACTCCGAACATGTTGAACAGGCCCGGTGGGGGGGCTTCCGCATCCGCGTTGACGTTCAGCGCTGCCTGCACCTGGGCCATTAGCTCGCGATTTTCGGGCAACGCTCTGCCGGATGCACTTCGTCGGTCCTTGCCGATGTAGTCATCGTAGCATGGGGCCATTTCAGATTTTAGGGGACTTCCCGGTTGTCCCCACTCAGCGTGCTGCAGATTGTTGCAAATGCCGTTGTAGGAGCGGTACCTGTGACGAATGTGaaagttacttttcgatacacggagaaaaaagagttcccaaaatcgtgaacaagtgttcatgaaaataggaaccacgaacaaagtgttcaaatctcatggtacgatttcgaaaaacgtaccatggaatttgaacactttgttcgtggttcccattttcatgaacgcttgttcacgattttaggacctcttttttctccgtgtaaagccgtgaaaacttcatgaaatatgAACATAAGAGAGTGATAATAAATTGTTCAGTTTATTTTGGGATATCAAAGAACTCCCCAAGGActcaacaaaaactaaatttgaacggttttttcatacaaccaTTTTACACCATAATAGAAGGTGACAgagagtaggggaaatataccctttctaatcaaacacctatcttcgtcatatgaagagtttgatgctcgattaaagctccaaaaatactatttaggctacaaacttaccagcaacagcaccgcctcaagtaagcacgcaaatttggccaaaaagatcaaattgaatgcacttttgatcataatttctattttgcaagaccatttctcatcattttggtggcacacagatccacacgcaagatgagaggttaactgcttaacgaaatcAATATCTTtccacttgcgctaacgtttttaaagcgcttaagatatgaaattgcttccaactaccggcaacatgttcttttgaacattaattagtcactcacttgaaaaataatccggaaacatgtaaataattagcaagcgccataaaaaaaacaaacgcaccAAGTCGTtcgacgtttgaattttgacgacccattccaatcgaaggctgaagaaaaccgagtgaGAAGcgaaaggcaaataaagaacaaagggtggccaccaacaccaccagcagcgcctgttggagtgaaccagtgatgccaggaaattttctctataaatgctaattttcgtgagtgttcgcttaaaatttcatcaattttggcagcactaatcAGATctaaaagagcgctggaagaaaaaaaagaactaagctgaaaataggaaaatgcatttgggaaatattttttttaaatgcttgtaaaaagtATAGCATAACAttgaataaaagtgaaaataaacagaaatgttcacaaatggTTGctttactcgttggtgtacttggttttagtaaattacaAGGagcaatccagattatccagcattaTTCAAACAAAGGACCCAAGATATTGACTAGATAACATTTACGACCTTTTGCATTTAATACACGGTGTGTTCCGTATTGAACAAACacttaagttaaaaaaatcggcaTGTCTGATATtgggcaccatgaaagaagggctttTTCCGGACATCTTGCATCAACATATTTCGTCGGTGGGTCTAGAGCCGATTTTATAGGATTATTATTCACTAAAGTCACTTAAAATCGATGGATTCATGGGAATATCTATCAAATTTGTTATGGATGACCAAATTCTTGGATAACTTACAAAAAAATCCGGCaatccggatttttttttgaatgattaaTGTAAGGATTTTGTGGAACTGTTCTGTGTTGGAATAATTTCTGACAAAGAATATAAATAGTTgcttttcaatggaaattatatttataactaggctgatgcaaatatttttcgaaatctcCCACCTTCAAAAtaggcccaaaaaatcagggggcaaaatacatttattcaaaaaaaacttcaaaattcataGCTCGGTCAAATCATTTTTGCCCTAGCTGATGGCATTTGTTTTCTCCTaattaaatccaaaaatttaaaaaatgtttttgtgagaaaatgttaatttaaaatcagcatAAAATTCCTTgcgatatacagatttttgaatatttacatgcaATTATTGTATGGActgtaaaatttgtatggagaactgTATGGACAAACCCACAATGTTTcgaacagataaaaaaaatgccaacaaTAACCAAAAGCTGAAATCACAGAGAATTGTTCTTGTATttccattcattttttaaaatttattgaacaaaTAGTTTTCAAGCTCCCTTATTTTGCTCAATTTTGCTTTGATGCCAGAAGATCATATAACTTACCTGTCTATTTTTtacttagtttttaaatttataaggccgctgcaaatTGTATACCAAGCCcgcttcaaaattttccaaaaaagagagggcaaaaaaatattgactgcAATTGACATTCCattgaaaaacttgtaaaatcgattgtaagTTTATCAGAATAAATTGGATAACCATTTTTTATgcattaaaatcaaataaagactCTTTAAtctttcaacaaattttgaattttgggaccgCAAGGTCGTAACAAAACGCTATAGTTCatggaaaaaaaagtattttcataaattcattgatattttacgAACTTCTGTAAGTAGCTTAATTTTAATGATgtgta
Coding sequences:
- the LOC120414021 gene encoding chorion peroxidase-like translates to MASIEFEDNSAQAKDRCHLIQEGEFDFEMFFTEALDSDGEIAVKNTRTTEIFLQELSYQGTCAVKNFLEGRCSVNQSLSLEQCKRRKFYKCNPNYPYRSYNGICNNLQHAEWGQPGSPLKSEMAPCYDDYIGKDRRSASGRALPENRELMAQVQAALNVNADAEAPPPGLFNMFGVFFCEFINGDMLGRVMKRVRTATEGLRGCRADGRGVSRHKSALTEPLAISRSDPNYGPQGVECLNFNPIESANDFCEVTYSRKRNSATSYLDLSHVYGDGKFDKHGKLQTGHCGASVETAKLHVIALQFLIVGGLFSQLHNYCVDQVMACGHHDLLENAVEKCRALTIGVYQRIVYEEVLPVLFGRSFYERCNFNCEYDPTLESVVSSSYINGPGRFQHIWIPENLTYVVNGRAYQKPLFEFFEEYENFVCSNALAGILNDPIRTGGLSDSIMNVFYSKDGVRGHCLPCLDLERGRDAGTCPLLSYKHYMDKLNGIKSRKCYSYFEDLDDMFDPQLIAVLKAYYETPEDIDLLFSIFENQIPPGSQLPNLVAQSTCLEFKRLKCSDRFFYSWNPHLSNASRELIDVIDTRTLLALFGEIDQIPLVPFATHSQTVPASTLRKQLERRKNLFCSL